A single genomic interval of Malania oleifera isolate guangnan ecotype guangnan chromosome 11, ASM2987363v1, whole genome shotgun sequence harbors:
- the LOC131167697 gene encoding uncharacterized protein LOC131167697 has protein sequence MKASLKFRDDQKPLFRAKVPLNILGLPFQSGIAAGESKELSLTLGTLFDSGPSLKVAYRPNDSSNPFSLVLKTGIGSYGSPNSASMTMSAEFNPLELGNPRFFLHFRPQLGDFSIKKTQSSVFNKKFGVGSQNSVGSEDDGSFEAVKSPMSSCGYVMGHGGFPGKSMAGLQLKAPAMGFIENLFSGVEVGAKTVLPVRNGAILNCRWGLRFSEELRQAFGEDVTKDRTAGVSLKKLPLLVLNKIGIEHSADKTLTSKESSQVGWPLNSPGTADLAAAEACFTAKRQLEILQAENGLLKKAMEDLQSEFSAAKLTSLAGAADPSNYGEGDRRGIRQSGGKFNRREPEVHGFAGKAAEGELREEQKKA, from the coding sequence ATGAAAGCATCTCTGAAGTTCCGCGACGATCAGAAGCCTCTGTTCAGAGCAAAAGTCCCTCTGAATATCCTGGGCCTTCCGTTCCAGTCTGGCATCGCTGCCGGCGAGTCGAAGGAGCTCAGCCTGACTCTGGGAACGCTGTTTGACTCGGGCCCATCTCTGAAAGTTGCTTACCGCCCAAACGATTCAAGTAACCCCTTCAGTCTCGTACTGAAGACCGGAATCGGGTCATATGGGTCGCCCAACTCGGCTTCGATGACTATGAGCGCCGAATTCAACCCGCTCGAGCTCGGAAACCCCAGGTTCTTCCTCCACTTCAGGCCTCAGCTTGGGGACTTCTCGATCAAGAAAACGCAGTCGTCGGTGTTTAATAAGAAATTTGGGGTTGGATCGCAAAACAGCGTTGGCTCAGAAGATGATGGATCGTTTGAGGCTGTCAAAAGTCCGATGTCGAGCTGCGGGTATGTGATGGGCCACGGGGGTTTTCCTGGGAAAAGTATGGCAGGGTTACAGCTGAAGGCTCCGGCAATGGGGTTTATCGAAAATCTGTTTTCCGGCGTGGAGGTGGGCGCGAAGACGGTTTTGCCGGTGAGGAACGGAGCCATTTTGAATTGCCGGTGGGGCCTCAGGTTTTCGGAGGAGCTGAGGCAAGCGTTCGGCGAGGACGTGACGAAGGATCGAACGGCTGGGGTTTCGCTTAAGAAGCTTCCGCTGCTCGTTCTGAACAAAATAGGGATTGAACACTCGGCGGATAAAACTTTGACTTCGAAGGAGAGTTCTCAGGTAGGCTGGCCGCTGAATTCGCCGGGAACTGCTGACTTGGCTGCGGCGGAGGCGTGTTTCACGGCGAAGCGTCAGCTGGAGATTCTACAAGCTGAGAATGGATTGTTAAAGAAGGCGATGGAGGATCTCCAGTCAGAATTCTCCGCCGCGAAGCTGACCTCGTTGGCCGGAGCGGCAGATCCCAGCAACTACGGAGAAGGCGACAGAAGGGGAATCAGACAATCCGGCGGTAAATTCAATCGGCGCGAGCCGGAAGTGCACGGATTCGCCGGGAAAGCTGCCGAGGGGGAATTGAGGGAGGAACAAAAGAAAGCATGA